Genomic segment of Andrena cerasifolii isolate SP2316 chromosome 16, iyAndCera1_principal, whole genome shotgun sequence:
GTTCGCCGCAATCTTCACTGCGAGATATTCGGAACTCAACTACGATTGTTCACGATCTAGTTGCATTTACCATGCAATCGATATCCTACCGCAAGAAAATCGCTCATCATTCAACCGTAATGCACGAACAATCATTTGTTGCTCAATCTCGATTCGCTTGAAATCGGACTCGCAACAGAGATCGCTACATCTATCGATCACCTTTCCACAGTAATTCCTTTGAAATCGATACGCGTACTCGACGCCGAGGAATTCGGCAAGGCTGATCGGAGAAGGATTATCGATCCGCGCGTGGATCTCCGCGGACCGCCGCGCGGTAGCTATCAGCGCGTGCGTCGTTGGCTGTCGCTTCTACTATTTAGGTAGCGCTCGCGCGAATAGTTTTGCTCGATGCTCGATGTTTAATCGTATTTCGGCCGATCGGCCACAGCAGGAAGAGGACGAATGATACGTAGTAGATAGGACGCGCGCGGGCCCCTATCGCGTAGCAAAGGAAGGAAGCGAAACGTGGCGTTGCAATTGATTTTACGGCCAAACGAAGCAACGTTACGTGCGTATACATATAGATACTTTGAGCCGCTCAGCTCATACGTTTGCCAGGCTTAATCCTGTTCTTATCGAAAGATTCCGTTCTGGAACTCGGTGAAGCGAAGGAATAAGCTTGGTGGTGGTGGCATCGCGGTGATTCAGTAACGATTTAATgatccggctataggtacataCCTATACTTTGGTTTTTGCACACGGCATTGATGGTCGATAATCGATCGGGAAACGGAGAAAACTCTCGCTACGGATAACCGTTTTACGAATGCCCCGTTTGCACACGGCATCCTTGATATCTTGTTGTCAGATAGCGAGCTACGCGGCAACGATAACGATCGACCGTACAGTTAAGCTCGGCCTCGATCGCTCGTCTCGCAACCGTATCTCTTCCTAGTGTCAACGAATGCCGAAATTATTTTCGTGTCTGTCAACTGCCTCCCGTTTGCCCGCCTCGCTTGGGCGCGGTTCCATTCCGAGCTTGCGCGTTCCTGGCGCGGCGACTTTGGAAGAACTAAAGAGAAAGTAGGAGAGCTACCGATCACGTGCGTAATATTTAATACTGTAATCTAAAGATGAAACGTGATTCCTTCTGCGATATGCTGATGATTGCCGATAGCGGTTGTCATGTCAATAATGATCGTAAACAATATCGTCTGTCCGATAATTCGGTTAGAGGCGGTTATAAGATTTCCTGTCACTTTTAACAAGGCTCCGAGTCGGCAATCGGCAACTTTCTCGTCGGTTGGTAGCGAATCGCGGGAAATGCGAACGAACTCGGAGAAGAAGATCGATCGCGTGAATGAAGAATCGTAATATGAACGGTCCCACGTCCGACGATGCACCGCGGTGCGTggaatacatacgtatattgGGTCGTACGATACGATAGAGTAGGGTGCATAAATAAACTAGGTTCTCGTTGATCCGTAGATTCGAGGACAAAGCTGTGTACGGATACGGGACGAGCATTCCACCGAACAACAACCAAGACGAGGACAACGTGGTATCACCGAGGAAAGTGATCTTCTGCGTGCACGGGAAGCTCTCGGGATGCTGTACGGTAGTGAGGGGCACGTCGGTCGACGAAAGTCCAGCCGGTGATTATCAACAAAATTCTTCCAGTAAGAGTTTACTACCTGCTTTAACTTTTAACAGACGAACAGACCGTTCACGGCACCGTATGGTCCAACTAACTTCCTTCCTTTCCTCTGTTTTCGTAGCCGTGCTGGAAGATCATTGCCACAGAGAAAGAGACGAGGAGATCGATAAAAAGGCAAGAAAGAAATTACTGCTTGCTAGTACGCTGTGCGTAATATTTATGATAGCGGAAATCGTAGGTAATACGCCACGTAGTAACGTACGAGGAGTACGAGCGAGAGAATGAAGGTGCAAGATATGTCAGTTAGAGGATCGCTTTCTTCCTTCCAGGTGGAGTACTGTCCAATAGTTTGGCCATCGCGACGGATGCTGCGCACCTATTGACCGATTTCGCCTCGTTTATGATCTCTCTGTTCTCGATATGGGTAGCCAGTCGGCCAGCCACCAGGAAAATGCCGTTCGGCTGGTACAGAGCGGAAGTATGAGTCGTTGCCAATCTCTCTCGACAGAGGAGACGTTCGCGAGCCGGACGTCTCTTCGCACCCTTTGCAACTGTAACACGATAAAATCGTTACAGGTAATAGGTGCTTTGACGTCGGTTTTACTGATATGGGTAGTTACTGGAATCTTGTTTTACCTGGCGGTCGAGAGAATAGTTCACAAGGACTTCGAACTGGATGCCACCGTGATGTTGATCACATCTGCCGTTGGCGTTGCGGTAAATCTAGTGTTAGTGACACTAACAACATTATATTGTCAATTTAGAAAGCCGCCCCGACACCCCGCGCCTGATCAGTTGGATTTTTCCGAATTTTCGCAATCGTTGAATGTTGCAGGATGGGTGTGTCGCTGCATGAACACGGCCACGGACACGGGCACAGCCACGGACATGTTTCGCATAAAACGAGTCGCGTGGAAAACGAGGgaatcgacgaggaagacctcTCCCGAGATAGGAAAAACATCAATGTGCGTGCCGCTTTTATACACGTTGTGGGCGACTTCATTCAAAGCATAGGAGTTTTCATCGCGGCCCTAGTTATTTATTTCAAGGTAAATCCGTTGTTTCTCGAAGCCAACCCAACCGAACCAACataataaaacattttcagCCAAGTTGGAGCATAGTCGATCCAATTTGTACCTTCCTATTCTCCCTGCTGGTGATATTAACTACCGTTGCGATCATCAAAGACGTGATGAACGTTCTGATGGAGGGGATACCGAAAGGATTCGAATATTCTCAAGTGGAGAGTACCTTCATGCAAATCGAAGGAGTCGTGAAGGTGCACAATCTCCGTATCTGGGCGCTTTCCTTAGATAAGACTGCACTATCCGCGCACATCGCAATAAGTAAGCTACAatccaatattttaatattcaatcTCTTATCCACCTCGTCTGCGCTCCCCGTTATCATTCTCTTTGTCTTTCTACCGAAGAACCCGGAGCAAGTCCGCACGATATACTGCGCACCGCAACAAGAAATATTCACAACAAGTACAAATTTTTCGAAATGACGCTCCAAATAGAGGAATTCAACGAACGAATGGAAAATTGCAGACAGTGCAAAGCGTTGTCGCAATAGTTGGGCGAGAGCTCTTGGAAGCTGATGATAGAGCAAAAGTTGCGAGTCACGAGCCAATGACGAGCAACATTCTGTTACCCCGTTTAATCACCAAACCGCGGTCGATCGTTTCTTTGATCGCTACGCTTCCATCTTGATTACTTTCAAACTTTCAACATCTATCTTGTCgttattatcgttatttattttaaaagtgaCTTTCAATGAAGCGATCCAATAGAAATTGTACAGTCACGGAACGATATATCGACTGCACACTTCACTTTCATATCCCAACCGCTATCGAGAAGTAAAGTGTTCGAAcaaggaaaataaagaatatattcaacGAGTATCCACTAATTTATTTGTATTCCTAAGTGTATCGCATATCGCATTTCTCGATTGAAACAGAAGCCGTGGTCTGTTGCCAACTTCGTGGTGAGCGTTTCGAACGGTCCAAACTCCTAACCTTACCGGACGTACTGGCACATACGCAAAAGTGTCAGTTGGTGTCAGTTTTGGTTCGACGGAACTCCATTCTGTGAATTGTCAAACCGGTAGTATGTCGGAAGAGAAGTCGTCGAGCATAGGAAACGATGCGAAAGATACTACGACGTTATCAGAATTGTTCGACAAAGCGTTCGAGCTATTTAATCAGATCAATAAAACTGATGAACCTACAAACAGCTCGAAAGTTCAGGTACATACCTATCGAGTGGCATCTTTTAAAGATCTTTCCGTGATCTAGAGCTATTAGTAATAATCTCCTTCAGTATTATCCCTCTTGCATGCATTAATACATGTCcttctatttttcttattctATATCAGTCGGACGTTAGACGGGCTATGAGTATGTTGGAAGATGCGACAAGACTCGTCTCCGTAGTCGATATGTTCAGCGAGAATGAAAGCTTCGAGGAGGTGCCTACggaaaacattaaatattttttactgccGGCCTTCCTTGGGACACTAGCAACAAAACTTTGCAATATAAACGATCGAATGCACGTCATCAATGTCGCCGAGATTTATTTCCTGGACTTTTTGAAACGCGTTAAAACTTATGGTTTGACCGACATCCACGTACCAGAAATGAAATCAGAACCCGAGACAGAAAACGTTTCCGTCAGGACCCGATCAAATGCGGAATTAATTACAGAAATGGTATGTGTATACTTCCGAGGCATCCATCTATTCGAGATCCACTCCGAAATCaagcattattaataattgATGTTTCGTAGGTATGTCGTAGGAATACAAAATTGCAAAGATACAGGGAGCAAAAGGAATTACAATCGCAATTGGAGACTCTTAGAACGAATTTGTCGAACGTGAACATAGATGACGAAGTCAAGAGAGAATATTTCATAACGCTCATAAAGTTGTACATAAATCTGACGATAGAGGACCTGAGCTCTTTGGCCACGGAGAAGCCGATTCTGGAGCATATAACGAAGGAAGGAAAAAACGAAACTATGACCTCTCGTGCTTCGGATAAACATAAACCCTCTATTCCCAAGTTGcaaccaattattattactcgaGATGAAGTGCAGAAGAAAGTGTATGGCGCTGGCTATCCTAGTCTACCTGTTCTTACTGTTCAAGAATTTTATGACCAGCGGGTAAAAGATGGGGAGTAAgtagaaatatttatatttagaatTAGAATAGTCCTCTATATCGCTGACCTAATCCCATTGATATTGTCTCAAGCTGGCCTGATCCGTCGCAACGAAATCAGGTAAATTCCAAGTGTTTGCAAAACGTGGCCGAGAGTGGTAACAAcagcgaggaggaagaag
This window contains:
- the Tap42 gene encoding immunoglobulin binding protein Tap42 gives rise to the protein MSEEKSSSIGNDAKDTTTLSELFDKAFELFNQINKTDEPTNSSKVQSDVRRAMSMLEDATRLVSVVDMFSENESFEEVPTENIKYFLLPAFLGTLATKLCNINDRMHVINVAEIYFLDFLKRVKTYGLTDIHVPEMKSEPETENVSVRTRSNAELITEMVCRRNTKLQRYREQKELQSQLETLRTNLSNVNIDDEVKREYFITLIKLYINLTIEDLSSLATEKPILEHITKEGKNETMTSRASDKHKPSIPKLQPIIITRDEVQKKVYGAGYPSLPVLTVQEFYDQRVKDGDWPDPSQRNQVNSKCLQNVAESGNNSEEEEDIDKEKRVESDDPEMLRQLRAMDEYKDTHRRGWGNRANRS
- the LOC143377657 gene encoding proton-coupled zinc antiporter SLC30A2 isoform X1; the protein is MKNRNMNGPTSDDAPRFEDKAVYGYGTSIPPNNNQDEDNVVSPRKVIFCVHGKLSGCCTVVRGTSVDESPAGDYQQNSSTVLEDHCHRERDEEIDKKARKKLLLASTLCVIFMIAEIVGGVLSNSLAIATDAAHLLTDFASFMISLFSIWVASRPATRKMPFGWYRAEVIGALTSVLLIWVVTGILFYLAVERIVHKDFELDATVMLITSAVGVAVNLVMGVSLHEHGHGHGHSHGHVSHKTSRVENEGIDEEDLSRDRKNINVRAAFIHVVGDFIQSIGVFIAALVIYFKPSWSIVDPICTFLFSLLVILTTVAIIKDVMNVLMEGIPKGFEYSQVESTFMQIEGVVKVHNLRIWALSLDKTALSAHIAIKPGASPHDILRTATRNIHNKYKFFEMTLQIEEFNERMENCRQCKALSQ
- the LOC143377657 gene encoding proton-coupled zinc antiporter SLC30A2 isoform X2, producing the protein MDEATRGKHISFEDKAVYGYGTSIPPNNNQDEDNVVSPRKVIFCVHGKLSGCCTVVRGTSVDESPAGDYQQNSSTVLEDHCHRERDEEIDKKARKKLLLASTLCVIFMIAEIVGGVLSNSLAIATDAAHLLTDFASFMISLFSIWVASRPATRKMPFGWYRAEVIGALTSVLLIWVVTGILFYLAVERIVHKDFELDATVMLITSAVGVAVNLVMGVSLHEHGHGHGHSHGHVSHKTSRVENEGIDEEDLSRDRKNINVRAAFIHVVGDFIQSIGVFIAALVIYFKPSWSIVDPICTFLFSLLVILTTVAIIKDVMNVLMEGIPKGFEYSQVESTFMQIEGVVKVHNLRIWALSLDKTALSAHIAIKPGASPHDILRTATRNIHNKYKFFEMTLQIEEFNERMENCRQCKALSQ
- the LOC143377657 gene encoding proton-coupled zinc antiporter SLC30A2 isoform X3, which gives rise to MDDEKIKLFEDKAVYGYGTSIPPNNNQDEDNVVSPRKVIFCVHGKLSGCCTVVRGTSVDESPAGDYQQNSSTVLEDHCHRERDEEIDKKARKKLLLASTLCVIFMIAEIVGGVLSNSLAIATDAAHLLTDFASFMISLFSIWVASRPATRKMPFGWYRAEVIGALTSVLLIWVVTGILFYLAVERIVHKDFELDATVMLITSAVGVAVNLVMGVSLHEHGHGHGHSHGHVSHKTSRVENEGIDEEDLSRDRKNINVRAAFIHVVGDFIQSIGVFIAALVIYFKPSWSIVDPICTFLFSLLVILTTVAIIKDVMNVLMEGIPKGFEYSQVESTFMQIEGVVKVHNLRIWALSLDKTALSAHIAIKPGASPHDILRTATRNIHNKYKFFEMTLQIEEFNERMENCRQCKALSQ